The genomic segment AGTAGACTGAACAAAGAAAATTGTAGAATAGGAAAAATAAGGTGAAATCAGAAATCAGGCAAATATTGGCAAAAGCATACAGTGAGGAAATGTGTATTTCCTGGAAATGAGTTACAAATTTGTCTGTAAGCTTACTAGTTGTCATTGCAAAGAGGGGGAAATGGGCAGTTTCTTTagttaaacatacacttttcATATGATCCAGCCATACCACATCTaaatatttatccaagagaaatggaagcatACAAAGATTTGTACAGAAATGTTAatagcaactttatttgtaataccaaaacctggaaacaacccaaattcccatcaatagattaatggataaacagCTGTGatacattcatacaatggaataccactcagcagAAAAAATGGAATGAGCTGCTGATACGCAcgatatggatgaatctcaaaataaagtCAGACCAAAAAGAGTGTGCATActttgtgattccatttatataaaactagaaagtCGAACTACAGTCACAGAAAGCTGATCAGAGTTTGCTTGGGAATGGAGAATCCAGGAAGGGGTGAATGGGAGAAATTACATTGGGGAATGAGGAAACTTGCAGGGCTTGGATATATTCATATGGGTGTGGTGAGAGCTTGACTTAtcaacttgtacacaaatatatttgatttattatatgtcagttatgCTCTCTTAAAACTTAGGAAAAAGTTATTGCTTTTGTGACAGAAGTACAGTTATTCCTAGCACTGAGATGTGAGAGAAATTTTTCCTCTGAAAATTTCATAATGTTGCTTGTAATCTTCCTTGATGTAAACCAATGGTAGAATGCCAACACACCATTTATGAGGAACAGTTGTGTAAAGGATATTCAGGGGTGGGTAGAGATAAGTAGGAGGTGGAAGATAATGCACTGTAGATGTGCAGCTGTCTGCTGGTCTGCTTTAATCTGACGATAAAGTTAGATTATCAAAAGGTAAACTGTATTACCAATCCTTTAGACAACCCTTCCTAAATTTCACTCTCAATGAGGTCTTGATAAACAGTAGGGTTGAGATTTTGCTCATTTGATAAATATATAGGCTGTAAAATATGTTAAGGACTGGACTGAATTCCCCTTGAATATCAAGGAGCCAGACAGTTCACAGGACTCCAGAGAGGACCATATTGCTCCTCTGTTGGATGGAGTGTTAGGGTGTAACCAATTATTGTCTCCTCACCTTAGTGTTTTACACTAACCAATGCAAAGTAGGGAAGTATTCAAAACACTTATTGCATTGGTTTCTGACAGTTCCATGAGAATCAGTGTTATCTCCCTAACCAGAGAGCAAGCACCATCTGGGCAAAATCACTACTCTGTGTTTACTTGGTATTCATTACAGTGTTGAGCAGAGCAATGGGCACATGGAGGGCCAAGAAATGCTTGTAAAACTGAATACAGTGTTGGGAATAAGAAAAAGGATGTggattgtatttttaattattagcaAATACTTGCTCCTCTGGGACATCTTTTTTGATTAGctttgatgccagggttcttgtttgcgaaGAAGAGATTCACAAACACCCAAGATAGGAGagtcagggagaggcttttatttagaaataaagtgagaggaaagagctccaggaggggacaagagagcccggggtggtgtgttgtctaggggatttataggcagttgagggtTTTTGAGAATTGAGgacttagggtgtggacttgtaccacctgcctgccctcaaggtgggctgggtcgttgtctgtttgctagggctgtttacagtgaagtcacaggttatgctgagatacccttgcggaacactcaaacattccaggccaagttgccttttgacctttaactgatctcactgtagatgtctatattcctagtctagtatctttaccctggAGAATTactgtgaccttgactttgcataatgctgaacacagattTCAATAgtgactttacattgttacattgctttgactgtaaatatcttgccttgatttttccggaggccctcaccctattctgtctaagcccatggtccctgtctcaacttGGCTCATCTCATTTCtttgttctgcctgtctttgacTCCCTGTGCTTTGCCACTGTATTTGGTCCTTAGTGTCCATGTTATCCTTGGTTTATATCTGTGCTGGGTGGCAGTTTCCTGGGACAGTGGTGTGTGAAGTCTCTTCCTCCATTCTCCTTTGGATCTCTTGGTTCCCAATGTCATTGACATTCCAAGAATACCTTTCTCTCTCCCAACAAAGGAACCCAATGTGGGGTAGCTTTATCCTCAAGGAGGATGACCTGTCTGActctaataaaaacatttatcaagTCACTGTTTTGTGCCAGATATCAAGCTTGATTTACAATTCTATAAATCCTCACAAAATCCAAGAAATAGGCTATTAATTTTCTAACTTTATGAATAAGGAAATTAAAGTTCAAGAAGATTATATCATTCTCCTGTGATCACACAGTAGGTCAGTTGAAAGAATTAAGACTTGAATTAAAGTCATattaaaatttgttcttttaaccACTGTGTCATACTGGTTCCCATCAGAACTCACCTTCATTGAAACTTTTCTGTCACCTTTTCACTTCTTCAGGACTTTGCTTTTTGCCGCGTGATGGATTTAATTAGGTATAATTATATGTGCTAATGTACTAACCAACAGTTCCACCCAGGAAACAAATGCCTTATCTAGGACGTATGActgttgaagggtccccaccagtaagatggcaaacttccggcttctcttcggggtcctcagttcccgctggtgccacctgaagcccaatcacctctcgcccccatcccaatcccagcacctagccaacagccaccagccccatagaagtgacacctcaatcaattcatgccccttcctatataacccagcacctttccctaataaagcggaactctccggtgaattactgctatgtgtcgctcctttcctttcattggtgccgaaacccgggagactggacaccccaactgggccccgtcttccccccgacaccagcagcagcttgccctcgtcctctttttctggcactggctcataacactcaccactcctctctggcctttaggtaacttttccccccggagtgggccactcttccctgagctatcgcagtgccattgaccgtgatcgtccggcaaggccctgacgctttgGGATGAGGAGAGAACTCTCCCCGcttcaggccttcatggctgtggcggaccctcaggcccctactccgacagccataaatccccgcctcaagcctttacggctgcagcggacactcaggcccctcctccgacagtcataaatgcattcactgtctcttccatcagtgctgaagctttttaagcaaaatttccccggggtgggccactcttccccgagctatcgcagtgcctttgaccgtgatcgtccggcaaggccctgatgctcagggatgaggagggaactctccccgcctcaggccttcacagctgcggcggaccctcaggcccctcctccaacagccataaatccctgcctcaggccttcacggctgcggccgactctcaggcacccccctccaacagccataaacgaggtgactcctttgtggatgagaacgctccctttcccccccctcctccttctgttctgtccgctgaaaacacctagcgctaggtacctcgtgactccggtactctgccttcttagggaagtctgggtgacgacccacacttcctaagaaattacgacttgtatacgagtttctgcagaccatcaaggatcatcggggacgccctttgtctccttgtggtctgcttccagtccgaggatctccgttcgtcttcccctgtttgtctccttctctgtcctttagccatgggagcctcctcatccctccctgaaaggtcacctcttgaatgcctgcttaagcatctggctaccctctccctgacacctgatataaaaccaaaacttctccgtaaatattgctcccaagattggcagacatacccctagacaataacaaccaatggcctgcagggggaactcttgatcctaacatcactcgcgatctttttaactattgccagcgcctgaaaaaatggaagctttccgcctcctcctctccccgccccctcccaagttctcctagcctgcaagccaccgcccccacagaagcctcccgttcactcccttccccttcttctcctacaacagctcttctccctcccccaccgtatcctcccccatctcaactcctccgccttcgtcccccgtagattaagcctgagcctttcagccccccctttaactaggtcccaggagcctcctccatctttgccctcatcacctgtttctcccctgttagggagcACCTTTGTCTTCtaacatgtttgtagggagaatgggaaagcaccttacccatgtctgaacgcagcatgggaaagcacaagctagagaacaaccagtgcagtccttggaagttatctgtccacaaaaacatatcttgtcctcgaagacgggccaagactcctcactctgaaaatagggagaccttgaagatgtgtagaaacaacGCCCCtgtttctagctatgcccttccccccacttgccgatgtggcaggaatagagaacaacacattccataagcaattaactggatccctgctgtagctcagttagtagagcatgggactcttaacctcagagtcatcagttcaagcccaactaaagcagcagaggcaagcagctaagctgcaggctggcaacacgtgggtctaattctatctttattttctttgccctgcttctgcacttcaggacctgctcgactaggcacggctagactgcatcactcccccacagactgagccagaacccttcagtccccctcagactcagtcccgagagcctcccaaaattatcgcccccctccgggaggtagcaggatccgaaggcatcgtgcaagttcacgtccctttctccttaagagatttagcccaactagagaaatgcctaagttccttttccactgatcccatgacatacatcagggagtttcaatagaccctctagtcgtacagcctcacacatcatgacattttcatgctcctggccaatactctcctccctgaagagcacagacgagtttgagacttcgcccaaacgcaggctgccgaaacccacaggactgaccccaccaatccccctggccccactgctgtccccgaacaagacacacactgagattataacactgccatgagactccgctctcgagatatttttgcctcctgcttaatagcaggtctaaaaaaggcagctcgtaaagtagtcaattttcaaaagctccaagacataattcaaaagagagacaaaaccccctccgagttcttagatagactcactcaagccctattacagtataccagcctggacccagaaacacctgaaggaagacaggtccttatgacatacttcctagctcaaagctaccccgacgttaaagctaaactcaaaaagttagaacagggccccgctaccccacagactgagatcctaacagtggcctttaaagtcttccataaccgggaggaggagaaagaacgccataaacaaaaagctgatcaggccaatttccagatgttggcccagctgataaaaccacaacctgggcgcccctctacagacaagcccccccccacccccaggagcttgtttcaagtgcggaaaagagggacattggtaaagggcgtgcccctccctcagatctcctaccaccccatgccccagatgccacaaaaagggccactaggggtctgattgcccaaccacccgaaggggaggctggacgaacaacccccatcctaagcccgctgtagtggggctggcagaagaagattgatggggcccgggggcttctcgcccgaccatttccatcaacaggagcccagggttactttaacagtagacggtcgtcccatctccttcctcctagacacaggagccaccttctcagtcttgcgagaatactggggtcCTActatgcctgccattactcctatagtcagggtaagaggtaaacagattttcccattaaacccccccaccccccctttatgcacaatccaagacaatcccatacctttctcccactccttcctggttatgccccagtgtcccatccctttactaagatgggacatcctttccctcctccacgtttccataactatatccacttccacagcccccagtactccctttctgatggccctcatagccaacgacccccctttACCAAATGAaggctccggttctgccctcatacaccctgtaaatccccaagtttaggacattacaagcccctctgtggctctatgtccccctgcctctatcaaattatttgacccctctcagtatatctgtcaggcccaataccccctaaccacttcagccctcataggcctccaacccatcattcaagcagacccactcactccccatttaatacccccatattagctgttaaaaaaaccaatggatctttctgccttgtccaagaccttcgcctcatcaacatagccgttgtccctatccatcccttagttccaaatccatacagccttttatcacagatccctgcctcggcttccacttctcagtcctagatctcaaggacccatttttctatccctctaagcccctgctcccaagattttttcatcttcgcctggacggacccatacacaagacattctgaacaactcacttagacagttttgccacaaagcttctgagatagtccacatatttttagacaggtcctagctcaggacctcaaacagtttcatcatgatcactccaagtccaccttattataatacatggacaatcttctactctgcagtctctcgtgagaacagtctcaacttgacactgcctccctacttaaccttctagcgtccagaagttaccgagtatcccctgtcaaagctcaaatctcttcccctcctgtcacttacctcagattccttctatctcaactaagaaagtccattaccttagacagaaaatagctcctctctgacctgcccattcccaaaaccaagacagaaatcctttcctttctaagcctggctagatattttagagcatagatccctaacttctccctgctccctgttggcaagacccctatacgacctcagcaagagcccccctaaaaaaccattatcctcctcaccccgacactccttcattaagctccgtcaagcccttgtagaagccccagctctccatcttcctgatttgtcgaagcccttctcttTATACactcatgagaggtccagtcaagctctaggagtcctaagccaatatatggcccatcctttgccccagtagcttatctctccaagcaattagacctcacagttcggagatgggccccctgcctatgagcattagccactagacagctcttgcagaaagaagctcataaactgacattcagggcgccccttaccattctgtccccacatcacctaaaagatctcttaacctacaaaagtttacagactctccctccctccagactcctcaccttactgtcctctttcctccaaaatcccgttcaccccctttgccatccatacccgaatcatgactttttcctcctttactgctgtctcgcttttttccctcattcctattatcttccccgccaccccagcctcctttgtatggcgattcaaagtcagacagacttacacacagcatcaaacaaaagttactgccctcattgccacaccagactgccctctgaaaagctgctctgagcctttatacctccactttcctccctccactgaagtgttcactagcagctacccttattctccctacctctgcttcctctatgaccaaagacaagcctattgcaggtgatggccagacacctacaagtgatgtccctactggtcttttgcaattcactacatgagtaacttccagtacccaaagtattactcctccaaccgtttcatgaaatatcccaacggctcattctccttatcaatcccagatccctgggactcttgatgagctgccagagtcacagcctcagtttactatggggggagggtcctcgaccccccatggtacccttcatatctctcaaaagtatgttccctctcattcccagatctgtcaagttgcatcagatagcagacattccgaaaaaggcattatccaaactcttgtcggcgcctcttcatcttcttatccccacccctcttcccatttctcctattcttcattacagctcattcaagacaccacgatctttctcaaccacacccttaacacagcccattgtttcttgtgtgtatcactacagcgcccactgctggccgccgtgccccttaatatttccaactattccttccatgcagaaagacaacccctctgccccctggcagacatacccctatgggaacaagaatacgcagataatctcaccatccaccactgtgtaggcccaactccagcccccctccagtgcacttcactgcctctctatctacacccctacctccggctctaagacttttacgcaaccgggacacttcttttggtgtaatggcagtcttttcaactcactgcctctcaactccgatacaccctgcattctcgtcaccctaatcccacagttaacactttacagcatggcagaattccttgagctccaacctcccttgccctcacacacaaaaagagctgctttccttcccatcatggtcagtagctctttgatcacctcagccattggggcagggttttcgggagaagccttgagtcactctctataggcagttagaaatctcaacgccaaacttgagggagccctgacatccactgccgattctctagcctctctccaaagacaagtcacttcgctagctaaagtaacccttcaaaaccggcgggccctagatctgcttacagccgagaagtgcggcacctgtgtcttcctccgggaagagtgctgctattacatcaacgaatccggcattgtagaaactaacatcaccaaactcaccgaccttgcctccagcctccactctgcctccaattccaacccattctcttcaatactaacaaacccccttctcacctggctctggcccatcgcaggccccataatagtcattcttctctcctgtctcttcttatgctgtataataaagttcatcaaatcccaagtcggaaaaaatctctaatcaagctttcaaccagcttttactcaagaactaccagcttctggccacagaagatccctcaccctcacgtgacctcctcgcCACACACTGAAATGGatccctctctccgctggaaactgttcctggaaacaatggctgcagacaccTGGTTCCTGatacccatatcctcttagcaccattaaaatcaacaggtcctcaacgtatggttacagggaaccttcattaatttccaaacctgaagatatccacatctactcatccttactatggagagtcctatcaaccctttcctcccaatcctcaaaccctcactcccttctccacccctgttcagccggaagcagccagagagaaagcaacgtccacaaacccatagaggagaaaggggggaatgaagggtccccagcagtaagatggcaaacttccggcttctcttcggggtcctcaattcccgccggcgccacctgaagcccaatcacctctcgcccccctcccaatcctagcacctagccaacagccaccagcgccgtagaagtgacacctcaatcaattcatgccccttcctatataacccagcacctttccctaataaagcggaactctccggtgaattactgctatgtgttgctcctttcctttcaactgtCAAATAACATCTGAAGGATCATTGCTGTGACTGAAAATTGTATTACCCTGATAGTCTGGTGAAggagatattttataaaatttccctAGTTGTCAACTTGCTCTGCTTGTAAAAATCCTCCATcctgaatttcttgtttctttcaaaaGAAGGCAGAATAGAGTGTTATGTATTGTGGGGGTCTGAGTAGGGGTTTTTCTTCGACAGTTTTTCCAAGGTAGCTGTCTTGACAGGTTGATCTTTTCCCTTGGATCTTTGGTGACTTGGGGCTGTCTAGGAGTGGCAGTCATCAATTACCCCCTTGTCAAATCTCTGTGAGCCTAATTTTCTGGATTGTTCTCTTTAGGGCAGCCTTGACATTAGTGTTCTGCAGGCTATAGATGATGGGATTGAGGATGGGGGTGACCACGGCATAGAAGACAGACAGCAGAGGGCCAGTGACTGGATCGTAGCTGGCCTTAGTTCTGATGTAGACAAAGATAAAGTAAGGATAAAGATTAAGAAAGATGATAAAGATAAAAGGATGTAGATAGAAGAGATAAACCACACCAGGTGGGAGGAGCAGATGAAGAAGGCCTTGTGGTTGCCAGCAGCAGATGGGATCTAGAAGATAGTAGTCAGGACACAGCCATAGGAGCCCAGGATGAGGCCGATCAAGATCATGAGGCCAGCAGCCAGGACTATCTGCAGTTCGTTGAGTGAGGTGTCTCTACATAACAGCTTCACAGTGGCCTGGATCTCACAGAAGTGTGAGATGGCACACAATGGGCAAGGAGAAGATGACAGAGGTATGGGCCCAGGCCCCGTTGCTCCACAGGCGCATGCTGACCCAGCTAGGCATAGACACACCTGATGGCTTAGCAGAAGGGGGTTGTGAAGGGGTTCACAAATGGCTGCACAATGGTCATAGGCCATGGCTTCCAGGAGGCAACTCTCagtggcacaaaaacagaaaagaagaacatcTGGAGAGCACAGCCAGAGTAAGGAATGTGGAGTTGACAAGTGAGGAGTTGGTGAAGCAGCAAAGGGACAGTGACAGATGTGTAGCCAATCTCCAGAGCTGAGAGGATTCAAAGGAAGAAGTGCATGGGGGACTGGAGGGTGGCATCAACTGAGACAAGCTCCACAATGAGGAGATTGCCTGCCATGGTGAGCAGGTAGataacaagaaaaagagagaagagcaaGCCCCAGAGGTTGGGCAGGTGGGAGAAGCCTTCAAGAATGGATTCACTCAATGCTGAGATGTTTGTATATATCCTGCTCACATCTCTTCTGACTGAAGGGTGAAAGAAAATGGCAGAAGACAGGGGCAGTTATGGAACTGTGAAGTGGGCAAAGACTCCACCTTTCTTCTGGTCAAAGCAttggaatttcctttcttttggaaTCTCACAGCCTTGAGTCCATGTTAGGCTCTTTGCTCCTTCCTGAACCTAGGGGCCTATCTGGCTCTCTGAGCCTGGCCTCACATAGTCTCTTCCTGATAGGGCCTGTCTTTCATAAAAACACAATAAATCCTGTTTTCAGTTTCTCCTGTGGTGAGGATTGGGtcattcttcattattttctccctttcccatCCTTCCCACGGTGTTGGGGATGGAATTTTTCCTCCCAGCAGATGTTTTCCTGCTCAAATCCAGAATTTGTTCCATGTTTAGAGCATGTAAAATCGTATTCCAAGTTAGGGAATTTTCTCTCATGTTTTCCACCTTGAGTCTTTCTAgtcctgtctttttctttccttcttttttgtatttcctctttcttttcctctagcttgtctccttttcatttttccagCTATTTCTTCAGTTACCAGATCCATTCAGCCTCTGTCCTTTTGCTATAATTTTTTCCGTTAGATATATTTCATGGCTTTCatggggaagaaaaggaatttaaaagatTGTCTCTTtccgggtaagattcctcaagggaggaacaacctaagacaggcacagttgcaggggggccatcaggtgagaaattggggaacaacagtggtgaagcttagaaccttactgcccccccctgtgttgagagaaagcttctgcatttGTGGatcttttgttgcccttgtctagctcggattagcccatagtctacaggcacacacccgatcatctacaattgctctcttataacactaaagtatgttttctgacTTTCTCTTGCATCTACGTACtgcttcagcagtttattaaaaataaaaataatcataataataaagggagaaatgtgggatccacatataaatcaagtataaaaatcaaacgaatattcatatttgacctgattgtttatagttcataatgcgtgatcagaacggaaagtttctgtgatgaatgcccttgtactgttcaccatgtaagaacttattcactatgtaagaattcgttcactatgtaagaacttgttcgttatgcttcagaagattggagactgatgagaactaggcttgagatggattaatgattgtgcattgagcatt from the Manis javanica isolate MJ-LG chromosome 16, MJ_LKY, whole genome shotgun sequence genome contains:
- the OR10C1 gene encoding LOW QUALITY PROTEIN: olfactory receptor 10C1 (The sequence of the model RefSeq protein was modified relative to this genomic sequence to represent the inferred CDS: inserted 1 base in 1 codon; substituted 2 bases at 2 genomic stop codons), giving the protein MIRRDVSRIYTNISALSESILEGFSHLPNLWGLLFSLFLVIYLLTMAGNLLIVELVSVDATLQSPMHFFLXILSALEIGYTSVTVPLLLHQLLTCQLHIPYSGCALQMFFFSVFXATESCLLEAMAYDHCAAICEPLHNPLLLSHQVCLCLAGSACACGATGPGPIPLSSSPCPLCAISHFCEIQATVKLLCRDTSLNELQIVLAAGLMILIGLILGSYGCVLTTIFXIPSAAGNHKAFFICSSHLVWFISFYPYFIFVYIRTKASYDPVTGPLLSVFYAVVTPILNPIIYSLQNTNVKAALKRTIQKIRLTEI